The proteins below come from a single Myxococcales bacterium genomic window:
- a CDS encoding FAD-binding oxidoreductase, producing the protein MVSREKSHWAWGYSDAFPDEASRGRLRARVEATLGTPLTDEAPVPLASVDVPAPRFTPPQELRAFGSDAPADRVSHAYGRGYRDLVRAFRGQFPSPPDWVFFPESEDQVASLLHFCEREDIQVVPFGGGTSVVGGVESVLEKGFRGVATLSLAKLDRVLEVNATDRTARIQAGARGPAIEEGLAPHGLTLRHYPQSFEFSTLGGWIATRAGGHFATLHTHIDDFVQSIRMLTPRGRMETRHVPASGAGPSADRLMLGSEGAFGVIVEATLRLQETPRWRASANVSFARFEDGVRATRALAQSGLHPSNCRLLDPVEALMHRVSDRGDAVLLLAFESADHPLEAWLERSLSIATDLGGTCDEDGRYSSSERAAAPGEAAAWKAAFLSAPYLQSALVTLGVVVDTFETACTWSAFPELDRAIRADVGAALERECGGGVVSCRFTHVYPDGPAPYYTFLGAGRRGDELAQWAAIKAAASGAIGRAGGTITHHHAVGRWHKEGYEAERSPLFGEALRAVKQKLDPRGILNPGVLI; encoded by the coding sequence ATGGTCTCGCGCGAGAAGAGCCACTGGGCTTGGGGATACAGCGACGCGTTCCCTGACGAGGCCAGCCGAGGCCGCCTCCGCGCTCGCGTCGAGGCGACGCTGGGGACCCCCCTCACCGACGAGGCGCCCGTGCCCCTCGCGTCGGTCGACGTGCCGGCGCCGAGGTTCACGCCCCCACAGGAGCTGCGGGCCTTCGGCTCCGACGCCCCGGCCGACCGCGTGAGCCACGCCTACGGTCGCGGGTACCGCGATCTCGTGCGGGCCTTTCGCGGCCAGTTCCCCAGCCCGCCTGACTGGGTCTTCTTCCCGGAGAGCGAAGACCAGGTGGCGTCTCTCCTCCACTTCTGCGAGCGGGAGGACATCCAGGTCGTGCCGTTCGGCGGCGGCACGAGCGTCGTCGGCGGCGTCGAGTCGGTGCTGGAGAAGGGCTTCCGCGGCGTCGCCACGCTCTCCCTCGCGAAGCTCGATCGTGTGCTGGAGGTGAACGCGACCGACCGGACCGCGCGCATCCAAGCCGGCGCGCGCGGTCCCGCCATCGAGGAGGGGCTCGCTCCTCACGGGCTCACCCTCCGGCACTATCCGCAGAGCTTCGAGTTCTCCACGCTCGGCGGCTGGATCGCCACGCGCGCGGGCGGACACTTCGCGACCCTGCACACCCATATCGACGATTTCGTGCAGTCGATCCGCATGCTTACGCCGCGGGGACGCATGGAGACCCGCCACGTTCCCGCCTCCGGTGCGGGGCCCTCCGCCGATCGCCTCATGCTCGGCTCCGAGGGCGCTTTCGGCGTCATCGTAGAGGCGACCCTCCGCCTCCAGGAGACCCCGCGCTGGCGCGCCTCGGCCAACGTCTCGTTCGCGCGCTTCGAGGACGGGGTGCGCGCCACGCGCGCCCTCGCGCAGTCGGGGCTTCACCCCTCGAACTGCCGTCTGCTCGACCCCGTCGAGGCTCTCATGCACCGCGTCTCCGATCGCGGCGACGCCGTCCTCCTCCTCGCCTTCGAGAGCGCCGACCATCCCCTCGAGGCCTGGCTCGAGCGAAGCCTCTCGATCGCGACCGACCTGGGCGGCACCTGCGATGAAGACGGCCGCTACTCGTCGAGCGAGCGCGCGGCGGCCCCGGGCGAGGCCGCCGCGTGGAAGGCCGCGTTCCTCTCCGCCCCGTACCTTCAGAGCGCGCTCGTCACGCTCGGCGTGGTCGTCGACACCTTCGAGACGGCGTGCACGTGGTCGGCGTTCCCGGAGCTCGACCGTGCCATCCGCGCCGACGTCGGCGCGGCGCTCGAGCGCGAGTGCGGCGGCGGCGTGGTGTCGTGCCGCTTCACCCACGTGTACCCCGACGGCCCCGCGCCCTACTACACCTTCCTCGGCGCGGGCCGCCGCGGCGACGAGCTCGCCCAGTGGGCCGCCATCAAGGCCGCCGCCTCGGGCGCCATCGGGAGGGCCGGCGGCACGATCACCCACCATCACGCCGTCGGGCGGTGGCACAAGGAAGGGTACGAGGCCGAGCGCTCCCCGCTCTTCGGTGAGGCGTTGCGCGCGGTGAAGCAGAAGCTCGATCCGCGCGGCATCCTGAACCCCGGCGTCCTGATCTAG
- a CDS encoding TPM domain-containing protein — protein sequence MSTPSARKPARLIRASHRSHPARAALLRLAWAALVWVIGVAFSPFAHAFTPPALQGPVTDGARVLSAADKARIEAKLIAYKATSGHEVAVLTVPTLGGETVEDFSYKTARAWGLGAKGTDDGVLLLIATGERKIRIETGKGVGGELTDVESARIIREYIGPELKGGRYAKGIEAGVDAIMAKIAGAPPPPKPTGGGGGGGLFVVAFLLLFVLLVVVLLIVAAKRGGGGGGGGGGGVYYYDGGSSFSSGGSDSGGGGGSDFGGGGGDFGGGGSSGDY from the coding sequence ATGTCGACCCCGAGCGCCCGCAAGCCCGCCCGCCTGATCCGCGCCTCCCACCGTTCGCATCCCGCCCGCGCGGCCCTGTTGAGGCTCGCGTGGGCGGCGCTCGTGTGGGTGATCGGCGTCGCGTTCTCTCCGTTCGCGCACGCCTTCACGCCGCCCGCGCTCCAGGGGCCCGTCACCGATGGGGCGCGGGTGCTCTCGGCGGCCGACAAGGCTCGCATCGAGGCGAAGCTCATCGCCTACAAGGCGACGAGTGGGCACGAGGTCGCCGTGCTCACCGTGCCGACCCTGGGCGGCGAGACCGTCGAGGACTTCAGCTACAAGACCGCCCGCGCGTGGGGGCTCGGCGCCAAGGGCACCGACGACGGCGTGCTGCTGCTCATCGCCACGGGCGAGCGCAAGATCCGCATCGAGACGGGCAAGGGCGTCGGTGGCGAGCTCACCGACGTCGAGTCCGCGCGCATCATCCGCGAATACATCGGACCTGAGCTCAAGGGCGGGCGCTACGCCAAGGGCATCGAGGCGGGCGTCGACGCCATCATGGCCAAGATCGCCGGAGCGCCGCCCCCCCCGAAGCCGACGGGCGGAGGCGGTGGAGGCGGTCTCTTCGTCGTCGCCTTCTTGCTGTTGTTCGTCTTGCTCGTCGTCGTCCTGCTCATCGTCGCCGCCAAGCGAGGCGGCGGAGGCGGAGGCGGAGGCGGAGGCGGCGTGTACTACTACGACGGGGGCAGCAGCTTCAGCAGCGGCGGGAGCGACTCCGGCGGAGGCGGGGGGAGCGACTTCGGCGGCGGCGGCGGCGACTTCGGCGGCGGCGGGTCGAGCGGGGATTATTGA
- a CDS encoding LemA family protein — MNHSTTTWSLPRALSFLLFVVGLVGVVSLPGCQSYDQLVEKDELCGQRWADYEAQLQRRYDLVPNLVSVVKGSAKHEAETLTKVTEARASATQIKLTGDDFTDPAKMAAFQKAQEGLKGSLSRLLVANEQYPDLKANQSFRDLQVQLEGTENRILRSREQYNEAVKQYNSELKKIRGQAINKATGKPFKERVYFTASAESQAAPKVAF; from the coding sequence ATGAACCACTCGACGACCACTTGGTCACTCCCTCGGGCGCTCTCCTTTCTCCTCTTCGTCGTGGGGCTCGTCGGCGTCGTGAGCCTGCCGGGCTGCCAGAGCTACGACCAGCTCGTCGAGAAGGATGAGCTCTGCGGGCAGCGCTGGGCCGACTACGAGGCGCAGCTCCAGCGCCGGTACGACCTCGTCCCGAACCTCGTCAGCGTCGTCAAGGGCTCGGCCAAGCACGAGGCCGAGACGCTCACGAAGGTGACCGAGGCGCGCGCCTCGGCGACCCAGATCAAGCTCACGGGCGACGATTTCACCGATCCTGCGAAGATGGCGGCGTTCCAGAAGGCCCAGGAGGGTCTGAAGGGATCGCTCTCGCGCCTGCTCGTCGCGAACGAGCAGTACCCGGACCTCAAGGCGAACCAGTCGTTTCGCGACCTCCAGGTGCAGCTCGAGGGTACCGAGAACCGCATCCTCCGGTCGCGCGAGCAGTACAACGAGGCCGTGAAGCAGTACAACTCGGAGCTGAAGAAGATCAGGGGCCAGGCCATCAACAAGGCCACCGGCAAGCCCTTCAAGGAGCGGGTCTACTTCACGGCGTCCGCCGAGTCGCAGGCCGCGCCGAAGGTCGCGTTCTGA
- a CDS encoding aldo/keto reductase — protein MKRRALGKSGATLPVIGQGTWRLEASPRGDAVRALRRGFELGMTHVDTAEVYGRGVVEEIVGEAIAGRRAEVFLTSKVQADHATYAGVILACERTLQRLRTDHLDLYLLHRPSEIPFTMTLRALQTLRREGKIRYIGVSNFDIAELEEACALAEPGEIVANELLYNLGERDIEHVLLPMCERLGIAVIGASPFASGELVAPSRESAEVLADVASDHGVNPRAAALAFLVRRHSLFTIPKAATLTHVDENAAAGDVTLSERELVELDLAFPLAAPRSRLPTV, from the coding sequence ATGAAGCGGCGCGCGCTCGGGAAGTCCGGCGCGACACTGCCCGTCATCGGCCAGGGCACGTGGCGCCTCGAGGCCTCGCCGCGCGGTGACGCGGTGCGGGCGCTGCGCCGGGGCTTCGAGCTCGGCATGACCCACGTGGACACGGCCGAGGTGTACGGCCGCGGCGTCGTCGAGGAGATCGTGGGGGAGGCGATCGCGGGCCGCAGGGCCGAGGTGTTCCTCACCTCGAAGGTGCAGGCCGACCACGCGACCTACGCGGGCGTGATCCTCGCGTGCGAGCGCACGCTTCAGCGCCTCCGCACCGACCACCTGGATCTCTACCTCTTGCATCGCCCGAGCGAGATCCCGTTCACCATGACGTTGCGCGCCCTCCAGACCCTCCGGCGCGAGGGAAAGATCAGATATATAGGCGTGAGCAACTTTGACATCGCCGAGCTCGAGGAGGCGTGTGCGCTGGCCGAGCCGGGTGAGATCGTCGCGAACGAGCTCCTCTACAACCTCGGCGAGCGAGACATCGAGCACGTGCTCCTCCCCATGTGCGAGCGGCTCGGCATCGCGGTGATCGGCGCGTCGCCCTTCGCATCGGGCGAGCTCGTCGCTCCCAGCAGGGAGAGCGCCGAGGTGCTCGCCGACGTCGCCTCCGACCACGGCGTGAACCCGCGCGCCGCGGCTCTCGCGTTCCTCGTGCGCCGCCATTCTCTGTTCACCATCCCGAAGGCGGCGACGCTCACGCACGTCGACGAGAACGCCGCGGCGGGCGACGTCACGCTGAGCGAGCGCGAGCTCGTCGAGCTCGACCTGGCCTTCCCGCTCGCGGCGCCGCGCTCTCGTTTGCCCACGGTCTAG
- a CDS encoding HD domain-containing protein: protein MTPALEAILRGVVARALEGAPPSHDLAHVERVLRTAERLSEREGADRDVCRASALLHELVSLPKNHPDSARSGDLCAEEAARVLRGAGAAERLVVRVAAAIRDHGFSKGVVPDSLEGKILQDADRLDAIGAIGVARCVATAAEMGSRLYHPGDPLARARALDDKAYALDHFERKLFRIPALLHTSSARALADERVAFMRAFVAQLGREVAFDP, encoded by the coding sequence GTGACGCCCGCGCTCGAGGCGATCTTGCGCGGCGTGGTCGCGCGCGCGCTCGAGGGAGCGCCTCCGAGCCACGATCTCGCCCACGTGGAGCGCGTGCTCCGGACCGCCGAGCGGCTCTCGGAGCGCGAGGGCGCGGATCGCGACGTGTGCCGGGCGTCGGCGCTGCTCCACGAGCTCGTGAGCTTGCCGAAGAACCACCCCGACTCGGCGCGCTCCGGCGACCTGTGCGCCGAGGAGGCGGCTCGCGTCCTGCGCGGCGCGGGCGCCGCGGAGCGCTTGGTGGTGCGCGTCGCCGCCGCGATTCGCGACCACGGGTTCTCGAAGGGCGTGGTCCCGGACTCGCTCGAGGGCAAGATCCTCCAGGACGCCGATCGCCTCGACGCGATCGGGGCCATCGGGGTCGCCAGGTGCGTCGCGACCGCCGCGGAGATGGGGTCGCGCCTCTACCACCCAGGCGATCCGCTCGCGCGAGCGCGCGCGCTCGACGACAAGGCGTACGCCCTCGACCACTTCGAGCGGAAGCTCTTCCGGATCCCCGCGCTGCTCCACACCTCCTCGGCGCGTGCCCTCGCCGACGAGCGCGTCGCCTTCATGCGAGCCTTCGTCGCGCAGCTCGGACGCGAGGTGGCCTTCGACCCGTAG
- a CDS encoding TIGR00730 family Rossman fold protein: MRRSLESVCVYCGSRPGNRPEYSRAAVELGRALARRRIRLVYGGASVGLMGKVADAVLEGGGEVVGILPRWLEAKEVGHPRLTELHLVDTMHTRKARMIERADAFIALPGGLGTYDELFEVLTWSQVGLHEKPIGLLDVAGYFGPLRALVRHTVAEGFATSEHEGLFVSNPEPDALLDDLIRFERPIYGSKWVDGPEPRREP; this comes from the coding sequence TTGCGAAGATCCCTCGAGAGCGTGTGCGTCTACTGCGGGTCAAGGCCCGGAAACCGCCCGGAATACTCCCGCGCGGCCGTCGAGCTCGGCCGGGCCCTGGCCCGCCGGCGCATCCGACTGGTCTACGGGGGCGCGAGCGTGGGTCTCATGGGGAAGGTCGCCGACGCCGTCCTCGAGGGGGGGGGCGAGGTCGTGGGCATCCTCCCGCGGTGGCTCGAGGCGAAGGAGGTCGGCCACCCCCGGCTCACCGAGCTTCACCTCGTCGACACCATGCACACTCGCAAGGCGCGCATGATCGAGCGCGCGGACGCGTTCATCGCCCTCCCCGGCGGGCTCGGGACCTACGACGAGCTCTTCGAGGTGCTCACCTGGTCGCAGGTCGGGCTCCACGAGAAGCCGATCGGTCTGCTCGACGTCGCCGGATACTTCGGGCCGCTCCGCGCGCTCGTCCGGCACACGGTCGCCGAGGGCTTCGCGACGTCGGAGCACGAGGGCCTGTTCGTCTCGAACCCGGAGCCCGACGCGCTGCTCGACGATCTCATCCGCTTCGAGCGCCCCATCTACGGGTCGAAGTGGGTCGACGGGCCCGAGCCGCGCCGCGAGCCGTGA
- a CDS encoding serine/threonine protein kinase, producing MPADDFGLVGATIDQLRFEKVVDGGGFGLVYKATHEGLGEPVAVKCLRLHSSVDDEMTEQFMQRFKDETRILYRLSQGSLDIVRGISSGTLTSPKTGESVPYMVLEWLDGHPLSRELKTRVKAKNPYTLEEAMQLLDPAFSALAHAHAQGIVHRDIKPGNLFFTRTRDGSMRIKVLDFGLAKIFEPTLGVVASVQTMGGIALCSPSYGAPEQFLRRFGPLGPWTDVYALALLLLELLSMKKVRHADGIAQALAKAIEKETASPTPASLGITVPPQVAAVLERAVDRETHVRPADAGKLRDELLAAMAEAKSEAQRSMPPPAAPKAPSDSAGLNVTVAMADRDRAFALARAGAFGAPAGGGAANLASLAQTAMLPSGAFGYAAPSPSTPPPAMAPEHRAPTPAAGRRPSVPPGATTTAPLLAPAIVPAATEPAAIPPPPQPAQPAAAPPALAQTAPLAAPSPEPARPSPVAQLALASVADLPARPSEGPGRARSIVTAVLVVLAAAAIVAAYIYFDKKGRGGYVAPISARAPA from the coding sequence ATGCCCGCGGATGACTTCGGCCTCGTCGGCGCGACGATCGACCAGCTTCGCTTCGAGAAGGTCGTCGACGGTGGCGGCTTTGGTCTCGTCTACAAAGCGACCCACGAGGGCCTCGGTGAGCCCGTCGCGGTGAAGTGCCTTCGGCTGCACTCCTCGGTCGACGACGAGATGACCGAGCAGTTCATGCAGCGCTTCAAGGACGAGACGCGCATTTTATACCGGCTGAGCCAAGGCTCGCTCGACATCGTGCGCGGTATCTCCAGCGGCACGCTCACCTCCCCGAAGACCGGCGAGAGCGTGCCCTACATGGTACTCGAGTGGCTCGACGGGCACCCGCTCTCGCGTGAGCTCAAGACCCGCGTGAAGGCCAAGAACCCGTACACCCTCGAGGAGGCCATGCAGCTCCTCGATCCAGCCTTCTCCGCGCTCGCTCACGCGCACGCCCAGGGGATCGTTCACCGCGACATCAAGCCCGGCAACCTGTTCTTCACGCGCACGCGCGACGGATCCATGCGCATCAAGGTGCTCGACTTCGGGCTCGCCAAGATCTTCGAGCCCACGCTGGGCGTCGTCGCGAGCGTGCAGACCATGGGCGGCATCGCCCTGTGCTCGCCCTCGTATGGCGCGCCGGAGCAGTTCCTTCGCCGCTTCGGCCCGCTCGGCCCGTGGACCGACGTCTACGCGCTCGCGCTCTTGCTGCTCGAGCTCTTGTCGATGAAGAAGGTGCGCCACGCCGACGGCATCGCCCAGGCGCTCGCGAAGGCCATCGAGAAGGAGACCGCGTCGCCCACGCCCGCGAGCCTGGGCATCACGGTCCCGCCGCAGGTCGCCGCCGTGCTCGAGCGCGCGGTCGATCGCGAGACCCACGTGCGCCCAGCCGACGCGGGGAAGCTCCGCGACGAGCTGCTCGCCGCCATGGCCGAGGCGAAGTCCGAAGCGCAGCGGAGCATGCCGCCGCCCGCCGCGCCGAAGGCCCCCAGCGACTCGGCGGGCCTCAACGTGACGGTCGCGATGGCCGACCGCGACCGCGCCTTCGCGCTCGCGCGCGCGGGGGCCTTCGGGGCGCCCGCGGGAGGCGGAGCCGCCAACCTCGCCTCGCTCGCCCAGACCGCGATGCTCCCGTCGGGCGCGTTCGGCTACGCGGCGCCTTCGCCGTCGACCCCGCCGCCCGCGATGGCGCCCGAGCACCGCGCGCCCACCCCCGCGGCGGGGCGGCGCCCGTCCGTCCCGCCGGGCGCCACGACCACGGCACCGCTCCTCGCTCCCGCCATCGTCCCGGCCGCGACGGAGCCCGCCGCGATCCCGCCGCCGCCCCAGCCGGCTCAACCCGCCGCCGCGCCGCCCGCGCTCGCGCAAACCGCCCCGCTCGCGGCGCCGTCGCCCGAGCCAGCGAGGCCATCGCCCGTGGCACAGCTCGCGCTCGCGTCCGTCGCCGACCTGCCCGCGCGCCCGTCGGAAGGGCCGGGCCGCGCCCGCTCGATCGTCACCGCCGTCCTGGTCGTGTTGGCCGCGGCGGCCATCGTTGCAGCCTACATCTACTTCGACAAGAAGGGCCGCGGGGGCTACGTCGCCCCGATCTCCGCGCGGGCGCCCGCGTGA
- a CDS encoding NAD(P)H-binding protein, with translation MKLFVAGATGATGQVFVPLAEAAGHELTLHVRPASRARSPFGDDPRAAVFELGDADATLAALRGHDAVVSFVGTMRERFSRGDDYTSSDLGSAQQLARGARRAGVPRMLLLSSVGAGGLGAYLKMKLACEQAVRAEGIGCTFFRPSILVSPSWAAAGSHGARRAPLGTTALFGGLGYLPGLSGLSLDYKPIPIERVCAGFLDALAKPEPYDGRVVLGRDLWRLDVPERG, from the coding sequence ATGAAGCTGTTCGTCGCGGGCGCGACCGGCGCCACCGGGCAGGTGTTCGTCCCGCTCGCGGAGGCCGCGGGGCACGAGCTGACGCTACACGTCCGACCGGCGTCGCGAGCGCGCTCGCCGTTCGGCGACGATCCACGCGCGGCCGTGTTCGAGCTCGGCGACGCAGACGCCACCCTGGCCGCGCTCCGCGGACACGACGCCGTCGTGTCGTTCGTCGGCACCATGCGCGAGCGCTTCTCGCGGGGGGACGACTACACGTCGAGCGACCTTGGGAGCGCCCAGCAGCTCGCGCGCGGCGCCCGGCGCGCCGGGGTCCCGCGGATGCTTCTGCTGAGCTCGGTGGGCGCGGGCGGCCTGGGCGCGTACCTCAAGATGAAGCTCGCGTGCGAACAGGCGGTCCGCGCCGAGGGCATCGGCTGCACCTTCTTTCGTCCGAGCATCCTCGTCAGCCCGTCGTGGGCCGCGGCGGGCTCGCACGGTGCGCGGCGTGCGCCCCTGGGCACGACGGCGCTGTTCGGCGGGCTCGGGTACCTGCCCGGGCTCTCGGGGCTCTCCCTCGACTACAAGCCGATCCCGATCGAGCGCGTGTGCGCCGGGTTCCTCGACGCGCTCGCCAAGCCCGAGCCATACGACGGCCGCGTGGTCCTCGGGCGCGACCTCTGGCGCCTCGACGTGCCGGAGCGGGGCTAG
- a CDS encoding OPT/YSL family transporter produces the protein MAFFQQPPVTPEELEAAKPLAIPPEKVLEFDEREWYERAYRGDAPQLTFRAIAMGTGLGFFLSFTNVYIGLKTGWFLGVALTACILSYAIWSFLRTVGVAKTDMTILENNCMQSTASSAGYATGNVVVSAIPALLLLTVTDENRKGVQLAWPVLGLWVLCLATFGVVLAIPMKRNLINREKLKFPSGTAAAVTLQGLYSKGDEAMKKARALLYAALFAGLVPLVKDLDILKVKKGAIVVGREALISQGSNVFNWLPAPGAAGKHYKWSDWNVKIDHGVVLLAAGAIIGLRVTLWMVLGGIFVAVFLGPMALETKWASPAAVEAAAHARVVAVKLLGVKAYNTGMADALVAVKMSGAASKPQSAWKEIGVWLGAPLLVASGLVQLAAQWRTIVRALSGLFGGRGKAKSEGAPDDDKKTAYREPGERDGDAKPAAKVRPEDVEVPTKWFVFGLLGSGTAIVVVAATFFDIPPHFGVLAVGMTFVLALVAARATGESDITPGGAMGKIMQLTYGVLIPQSSTANLMTASITSGAGLATADLLNDLKSGYLLGANPRRQFIAQAMGIVTGTIATTLGYFLLVPDATVLTGTPATDDMPAKDATFPAPGAQQWLAVAKLFRSGMRNMHPMAQQCVKAGLVLGAVLALLEATVPKNRKKWIPSPTGLGLGMILPFFSPFSMFIGALLGEIATRASKAWAERYVVPLAAGVIAGESIIGVIVAGVNNFVLN, from the coding sequence ATGGCGTTCTTTCAGCAGCCCCCCGTCACCCCCGAAGAGCTCGAGGCCGCGAAGCCCCTCGCCATCCCACCCGAGAAGGTCCTCGAGTTCGACGAGCGCGAGTGGTACGAGCGCGCCTACCGCGGCGACGCGCCCCAGCTCACGTTTCGGGCCATCGCGATGGGCACGGGGCTCGGCTTCTTCCTGTCGTTCACGAACGTCTACATCGGCCTGAAGACCGGGTGGTTCCTGGGCGTCGCGCTCACCGCGTGCATCCTCTCGTACGCGATCTGGTCGTTCTTGCGGACCGTCGGCGTCGCCAAGACCGACATGACGATCCTCGAGAACAATTGCATGCAATCTACAGCTTCCTCGGCGGGCTACGCCACGGGGAACGTGGTGGTCTCGGCCATCCCCGCGCTGCTGTTGCTCACCGTGACCGACGAGAACCGCAAAGGCGTACAGCTCGCGTGGCCGGTGCTCGGCCTGTGGGTGCTGTGCCTGGCGACCTTCGGCGTGGTGCTCGCCATCCCCATGAAGCGGAACCTCATCAACCGCGAGAAGCTGAAGTTCCCGTCGGGCACCGCAGCGGCGGTGACCCTGCAGGGGCTCTACAGCAAGGGCGATGAGGCCATGAAGAAGGCCCGCGCGCTGCTCTACGCGGCGCTCTTCGCGGGGCTCGTCCCGCTCGTGAAGGACCTCGACATCCTCAAGGTGAAGAAGGGCGCGATCGTCGTCGGGCGCGAGGCGCTGATCTCGCAGGGCTCGAACGTCTTCAACTGGCTGCCCGCGCCCGGCGCCGCCGGCAAGCACTACAAGTGGAGCGACTGGAACGTGAAGATCGACCACGGCGTCGTGCTCCTCGCCGCCGGCGCGATCATCGGCCTCCGGGTGACCCTGTGGATGGTGCTCGGCGGGATCTTCGTGGCGGTCTTCCTCGGGCCCATGGCGCTCGAGACCAAGTGGGCCTCGCCGGCGGCGGTCGAGGCAGCCGCGCACGCCAGGGTCGTCGCGGTGAAGCTCCTCGGCGTGAAGGCCTACAACACCGGCATGGCGGACGCGCTCGTCGCGGTGAAGATGTCCGGCGCGGCCTCCAAGCCCCAGTCGGCGTGGAAGGAGATCGGCGTGTGGCTCGGGGCGCCGCTGCTCGTCGCCTCCGGCCTCGTGCAGCTCGCCGCCCAGTGGCGCACGATCGTGCGCGCGCTTTCAGGCCTCTTCGGCGGGCGCGGCAAGGCCAAGAGCGAGGGTGCCCCCGACGACGACAAGAAGACCGCGTACCGCGAGCCCGGCGAGCGCGACGGCGACGCGAAGCCCGCAGCGAAGGTGCGCCCCGAGGACGTGGAGGTGCCGACGAAGTGGTTCGTGTTTGGGCTGCTCGGGTCGGGCACCGCCATCGTGGTCGTCGCCGCGACTTTCTTCGACATACCCCCGCACTTCGGCGTCCTCGCCGTGGGCATGACGTTCGTGCTTGCGCTCGTCGCCGCACGCGCGACCGGCGAGAGCGACATCACGCCCGGCGGCGCGATGGGCAAGATCATGCAGCTTACCTACGGCGTGCTCATCCCGCAGAGCTCGACCGCGAACCTCATGACCGCCTCCATCACGTCGGGCGCGGGCCTCGCGACGGCCGATCTGCTGAACGACCTCAAGTCGGGCTACCTGCTCGGGGCGAACCCCCGCCGGCAGTTCATCGCGCAGGCCATGGGCATCGTCACGGGCACCATCGCCACGACGCTGGGCTATTTCCTGCTGGTGCCCGACGCGACCGTGCTCACGGGCACGCCTGCTACGGACGACATGCCCGCGAAGGACGCCACGTTCCCCGCGCCGGGGGCGCAGCAGTGGCTCGCGGTCGCGAAGCTCTTCCGCTCGGGCATGCGCAACATGCACCCGATGGCGCAGCAGTGCGTGAAGGCCGGCCTCGTGCTCGGCGCCGTCCTCGCGCTGCTGGAGGCCACCGTGCCCAAGAACCGCAAGAAGTGGATCCCCTCACCGACCGGGCTCGGCCTGGGCATGATCCTCCCCTTCTTCTCGCCCTTCTCGATGTTCATCGGCGCGCTCCTCGGCGAGATCGCCACGCGCGCCAGCAAGGCCTGGGCGGAGCGCTACGTCGTGCCGCTGGCCGCGGGCGTCATCGCCGGCGAGAGCATCATCGGCGTCATCGTAGCCGGCGTGAACAACTTCGTCCTGAACTGA